One genomic segment of Arcobacter porcinus includes these proteins:
- a CDS encoding acetyl-CoA carboxylase biotin carboxylase subunit → MAEIKKILIANRGEIVQRAIRTIREMGKKSVAIYSAGDKNASYLKHADEAVCIGGAKSSESYLNIPAIITAAEMTGCDAIFPGYGFLSENQDFVEICKLHNIKFIGPSSEVMEKMADKSKAKEEMVKAGVPVVPGSKGAVRTLDEGKKIAREIGYPIMAKASAGGGGRGMRLIKEERDFDHQYLAASSEALAAFGDGTMYLERFINNPRHIEVQVLGDSHGNAIHIGERDCSLQRRHQKVIEESPAILLNDETRAKLLETAVQATKYLKYEGAGTFEFLADDQQNVYFMEMNTRLQVEHPVSEMVSGLDIVEWMIKVAEGEELPAQDTIKFRGHAIECRITAEDPNSFLPCPGKITQWMVPGGRNVRVDSHIYTNYIVPPHYDSMIGKLIVWGRDRNKAINIMKRALNEFEVEGIKTNIPFHKKMMENQDFINNNYDTKYLENYKGLDSI, encoded by the coding sequence ATGGCAGAAATTAAAAAGATTTTAATTGCAAATAGAGGAGAAATTGTTCAAAGAGCAATTAGAACAATTAGAGAGATGGGAAAAAAATCTGTTGCAATATATAGTGCTGGAGATAAAAATGCCTCTTATTTAAAACATGCTGATGAAGCTGTTTGTATTGGTGGAGCAAAATCAAGCGAATCATATTTAAATATTCCTGCAATTATCACTGCAGCTGAAATGACAGGTTGTGATGCAATTTTCCCTGGATATGGTTTTTTATCTGAAAATCAAGATTTTGTTGAAATTTGTAAACTTCATAATATTAAATTTATTGGACCATCTTCTGAAGTTATGGAAAAAATGGCTGATAAATCAAAAGCAAAAGAAGAGATGGTAAAAGCTGGAGTTCCAGTTGTTCCTGGAAGTAAAGGTGCTGTAAGAACTCTTGATGAAGGTAAAAAAATTGCAAGAGAGATAGGTTATCCAATCATGGCAAAAGCAAGTGCTGGTGGTGGTGGAAGAGGAATGAGACTTATTAAAGAAGAAAGAGACTTCGATCATCAATACTTAGCTGCTTCAAGTGAAGCATTAGCAGCTTTTGGAGATGGAACAATGTATCTTGAGAGATTTATTAATAATCCAAGACATATTGAAGTACAAGTTCTTGGAGATTCTCATGGAAATGCAATTCATATTGGTGAAAGAGATTGTTCTTTACAAAGAAGACATCAAAAAGTAATTGAAGAGTCACCAGCAATTTTATTAAATGATGAAACAAGAGCAAAACTTCTTGAAACAGCTGTACAAGCAACGAAATATCTTAAATATGAAGGTGCTGGAACATTTGAATTCTTAGCAGATGATCAACAAAATGTTTATTTTATGGAGATGAATACAAGACTTCAAGTTGAGCATCCAGTTTCAGAAATGGTATCAGGACTTGATATTGTAGAATGGATGATTAAAGTAGCTGAAGGTGAAGAGTTACCAGCTCAAGATACTATCAAATTTAGAGGTCATGCAATAGAGTGTAGAATTACAGCTGAAGATCCAAATAGCTTCTTACCTTGCCCTGGAAAAATTACACAATGGATGGTACCAGGTGGAAGAAATGTAAGAGTTGATTCTCATATCTACACAAACTATATTGTGCCACCACATTATGACTCAATGATTGGAAAACTAATTGTTTGGGGAAGAGATAGAAATAAAGCAATTAATATTATGAAAAGAGCTTTAAACGAGTTCGAAGTAGAAGGGATTAAGACAAATATTCCATTCCACAAGAAGATGATGGAAAATCAAGATTTCATAAATAATAACTACGATACAAAATACCTTGAAAACTACAAAGGTCTTGATAGTATCTAA
- a CDS encoding DEAD/DEAH box helicase, with protein MTFNDFDFKENLKKAISEVGFIEPSPIQVEAIPHILAGKDIVGQAHTGTGKTAAFGLPILNKLGDKAVEALVIVPTRELAMQVSDELYKFGKYLGINTATVYGGQSYSRQLKLIESANIIVATPGRFLDLLRNEHINVKPKFVILDEADEMLDMGFLDDIKEIFTYMPENRQTLLFSATMPTAIKNLAKTILKEPEFVTITKSDVTNKNITQTFYVVDERERDDALIRLFDYKNPKKSIIFCRTKKDVDRLSTFLISQGFMAKALHGDMEQKQREEAIKAFKTSRLEVLIATDVAARGLDVNDVTHVFNYHLPFDGESYVHRIGRTGRAGKEGMAISIVTPHEFKTLQRIEQTIGSKLESKVVPNISTVKEKKIDELKQSIVDQEVKDHAIAIVESLSEEFDISTIAFKLASILSSKTYVKGNNNIGKSESDLKRIGEILSKSISDSKGGFRNRRGGRNDGRRSNNRSSSGRRDSRGSDRRTSDSIPERESSSKPRSQRPRKRD; from the coding sequence GTGACTTTTAACGATTTTGATTTCAAAGAAAATTTAAAAAAAGCGATTAGTGAAGTTGGTTTTATTGAGCCAAGTCCAATTCAAGTTGAAGCAATTCCACATATTTTAGCAGGTAAAGATATTGTTGGTCAAGCTCACACAGGTACAGGTAAAACTGCAGCATTTGGATTACCAATATTAAATAAATTAGGAGATAAAGCAGTTGAAGCTTTAGTTATTGTTCCTACAAGAGAGCTTGCTATGCAAGTATCAGATGAACTATATAAGTTTGGTAAATATTTAGGAATAAATACTGCAACAGTTTATGGTGGACAATCATATTCAAGACAATTAAAACTTATAGAAAGTGCAAATATTATTGTTGCAACTCCAGGAAGATTTTTAGATCTATTAAGAAATGAGCATATTAATGTTAAGCCAAAGTTTGTTATTTTGGATGAAGCAGATGAGATGCTTGATATGGGATTCTTAGATGATATTAAAGAGATTTTTACATATATGCCAGAAAATAGACAAACACTACTTTTCTCTGCAACAATGCCAACAGCTATTAAAAATCTTGCAAAAACAATTTTAAAAGAGCCAGAATTTGTAACTATTACAAAATCAGATGTAACAAATAAAAATATTACACAAACTTTTTATGTTGTTGATGAAAGAGAAAGAGATGATGCTTTAATCAGACTTTTTGATTATAAAAACCCAAAAAAATCTATAATATTTTGTAGAACAAAGAAAGATGTTGATAGATTATCTACATTCTTAATATCACAAGGATTTATGGCAAAAGCTCTACATGGTGATATGGAGCAAAAACAGAGAGAAGAAGCTATAAAAGCATTTAAAACATCAAGACTTGAAGTTTTAATAGCAACAGATGTTGCAGCAAGAGGACTTGATGTAAATGATGTAACTCACGTATTTAACTATCATCTTCCTTTTGATGGTGAATCTTATGTTCATAGAATTGGAAGAACAGGTCGAGCTGGTAAAGAAGGAATGGCAATATCAATTGTAACTCCACATGAATTTAAAACTCTTCAAAGAATTGAACAAACAATAGGTTCAAAACTAGAGTCAAAAGTTGTTCCAAATATAAGTACAGTAAAAGAGAAAAAAATTGATGAACTTAAACAAAGTATTGTTGATCAAGAAGTAAAAGATCATGCAATCGCAATCGTTGAGAGTTTAAGTGAAGAGTTTGATATTTCTACAATTGCATTTAAACTAGCATCAATTTTATCTTCTAAAACTTATGTAAAAGGTAATAATAATATTGGTAAAAGCGAATCAGACCTTAAAAGAATAGGAGAGATATTAAGCAAATCAATTAGTGACTCAAAAGGTGGTTTTAGAAATAGAAGAGGTGGAAGAAACGACGGACGAAGAAGCAATAATAGAAGTAGTTCAGGAAGAAGAGATAGCAGAGGTTCAGATAGAAGAACAAGTGATTCAATACCTGAAAGAGAGAGCTCTTCAAAACCTAGAAGTCAAAGACCAAGAAAGAGAGATTAA
- a CDS encoding inorganic phosphate transporter yields MDMKTIKTIETATEKSLSSFAKLSFSLLFLLAVFLWTYSSHGKVPDNTFLIIGAIFGAYMALNIGANDVANNVGPAVGAKALTLTGAIIIAAIFESAGAIIAGGDVVNTIKSGIIDINLIENKDSFIWAMTAGLLAGAVWLNFATSIGAPVSTTHAIVGGVIGAGIASAGIAILNWGSLAEIASSWVISPLLGGIVAASFLYFIKKQIVYKENMLESAYKIVPILIAIMTWAFTTYLLLKGLRQLIHVNFFTASLISIPFAIISFFLIKKFIENKLTSLTNDRASVNTLFTPALIFAAALLSFAHGANDVSNAIGPLAAINDAILHEGTSVKAHVPLWIMFVGAIGIVIGLVLYGPRLIKTVGSEITELDQMRAFSIAMATAVTVILASQLGLPVSSTHIAIGGVFGVGFLREALDMTEKNFVQDIREKFKKHKKELEKAQEDLFKLEAVKEKNKSTYIKIVELFKRIDEIEAKVKQEKKDFKLAKGAKYVKRDAVKKIIAAWLITVPASALLAAGIYYMIKGIVAV; encoded by the coding sequence ATGGATATGAAAACTATAAAAACCATTGAAACCGCCACCGAAAAATCTCTCTCTAGTTTTGCTAAACTCTCTTTCTCTTTGCTATTTTTATTAGCAGTTTTTCTTTGGACATATTCTTCTCATGGTAAAGTACCTGATAATACTTTTTTAATTATTGGAGCAATTTTTGGAGCTTATATGGCTTTAAATATTGGTGCAAATGATGTTGCAAATAATGTTGGACCTGCTGTTGGTGCTAAAGCACTTACTCTTACAGGAGCTATTATTATTGCTGCAATTTTTGAAAGTGCTGGTGCTATTATAGCTGGTGGAGATGTTGTTAATACTATTAAAAGTGGTATTATAGATATTAATCTTATTGAAAATAAAGATTCATTTATTTGGGCTATGACAGCTGGACTTCTTGCAGGTGCTGTTTGGTTAAACTTTGCTACTTCTATTGGAGCACCTGTTTCAACAACTCATGCTATTGTTGGAGGAGTTATTGGGGCTGGAATTGCAAGTGCTGGAATTGCTATTTTAAATTGGGGAAGCTTAGCAGAAATTGCTTCTTCTTGGGTTATATCACCACTATTAGGTGGAATTGTTGCAGCTAGTTTTTTATATTTCATAAAAAAACAGATTGTATATAAAGAAAATATGCTTGAAAGTGCTTATAAAATAGTTCCAATTTTAATTGCTATAATGACTTGGGCATTTACAACTTATCTATTACTAAAAGGATTAAGACAATTAATTCATGTGAATTTTTTTACTGCATCTTTAATTAGTATTCCTTTTGCAATTATATCTTTCTTTTTAATTAAAAAATTCATTGAAAATAAATTAACTTCTTTAACAAATGATAGAGCAAGTGTTAATACTCTATTTACACCTGCATTAATATTTGCAGCTGCATTATTATCTTTTGCTCATGGTGCAAATGATGTTTCAAATGCAATTGGACCACTTGCAGCTATTAATGATGCAATCTTACACGAAGGTACAAGTGTAAAAGCACATGTTCCACTTTGGATTATGTTTGTTGGTGCAATTGGTATTGTTATTGGACTTGTTTTATATGGACCAAGATTAATAAAAACTGTTGGTAGTGAAATTACTGAACTTGATCAAATGAGAGCATTTTCTATTGCAATGGCTACTGCTGTAACAGTTATTCTTGCAAGTCAATTAGGACTTCCTGTTTCTTCAACTCATATTGCTATTGGGGGTGTATTTGGAGTTGGGTTTTTAAGAGAAGCACTTGATATGACTGAAAAGAATTTTGTTCAAGATATTAGAGAAAAATTTAAAAAACATAAAAAAGAGCTAGAAAAAGCTCAAGAAGATCTTTTCAAACTTGAAGCGGTTAAAGAGAAAAATAAATCAACTTATATAAAAATAGTAGAACTATTTAAAAGAATTGATGAAATAGAAGCTAAAGTTAAGCAAGAAAAAAAAGACTTTAAACTAGCAAAAGGTGCAAAATATGTAAAAAGAGATGCAGTTAAAAAGATAATTGCTGCATGGCTTATTACAGTTCCTGCATCAGCTTTATTAGCAGCTGGAATATATTATATGATTAAAGGTATTGTAGCCGTATAA
- a CDS encoding AEC family transporter translates to MLSVLPIYFFILLGFLAKNKFKTELDEKSLVLLSLYILQPIMIFWGLTKEPINYDFLVSPLFFLFCMMITLFTMLLYSKFVFSVKSDENIFLATALVGNTGNLGIPLGIALFGEESVPYTSIMNIANIFFMYTVSIYFFAREKYSLKDSIKSIFKIPVIWFALLALLYNYFGFKIPDNLEFALQMGAYSSLTLQLIIFGAYLYSVRLKTIDWNLSLQISFVKHILLPVIGIVFIILFTNFNSFISSIIIMQLLMPLAVNNVNFSVLYSAKPSLVAATILVSSFVFIVLLHFYIEILNYLFK, encoded by the coding sequence ATATTAAGTGTTTTACCAATATACTTTTTTATCCTTTTAGGATTTTTAGCTAAAAATAAATTTAAAACAGAATTAGATGAGAAATCACTGGTTCTTCTCTCTCTTTATATATTACAACCAATTATGATTTTTTGGGGATTAACAAAAGAACCAATCAATTATGACTTTCTAGTCTCTCCCCTATTTTTCCTCTTTTGTATGATGATTACACTTTTTACTATGCTTTTATATTCAAAATTTGTATTTAGTGTAAAATCAGATGAGAATATATTTTTAGCAACAGCTTTAGTAGGAAATACAGGTAATTTAGGTATTCCATTAGGAATTGCACTATTTGGAGAAGAGAGTGTTCCTTATACAAGTATTATGAATATTGCAAATATATTTTTTATGTACACAGTTAGTATATATTTCTTTGCTAGAGAGAAATATAGTTTAAAAGATTCAATAAAGTCAATATTTAAAATACCTGTTATATGGTTTGCTCTTTTAGCTCTTTTATACAACTATTTTGGATTTAAAATACCAGATAATCTTGAGTTTGCTTTGCAAATGGGAGCATATAGTTCATTAACACTTCAATTAATCATTTTTGGTGCATATTTATATAGTGTAAGGCTTAAAACTATTGATTGGAATTTATCACTTCAGATAAGCTTTGTAAAGCATATTTTACTCCCAGTTATTGGAATAGTATTTATAATATTATTTACAAATTTTAACTCTTTTATCTCTTCAATCATTATTATGCAACTTTTGATGCCTTTAGCTGTAAATAATGTTAATTTCTCAGTTCTTTACTCTGCAAAACCTAGTTTAGTTGCAGCAACAATTTTGGTTTCAAGTTTTGTTTTTATTGTTTTACTGCATTTTTATATTGAAATTTTGAATTATCTTTTTAAATAG
- a CDS encoding asparagine synthetase B family protein, with protein sequence MKKVFFDNLEIYFEGEIYNLSNFGYQDVHQFIKDFYLKYGEEFVKKIDGIFALCIYDIDKKEYFLARDRFGNIPLFYAINEDKLYFSTSIKDLNKEFESSLKLNKIAISKYMQYFSTFGEDSFYNDISKLEEASYLIFRDSKLNIKKYYKINTYKAINDEKQALTRLEKLLYDSIEKRSNKISGALLSGGIDSSLISSIYTKISEKKVDTFSVGYEGYNNYCELRFAKKLSNHINSNHHEVIIDKKTYIDNFYTTLNSFDEPHADSASIPLNILLKSFKKLGINKLLSGEGADELFLGYNSYSKYLEYYKFKDSLTSGQSLFLNEIIGALQNNTKESEYLRRVVKDQNIYNSFGEVFNDIQKRRLFVNVPTFKLEKAKKDPIDWMSYIDMKLWLANPVLTKVYNISKLNSLEIHTPFLDNFIVDFAFSIENRIKKGDTNKYLLKKIAEKYIPQELISRTKKGFNSPFNEWLNEEFGKSIIETILYVNQETKFFNEEYLKHIYGLALYGKFKQHLYSLFVFSLWYKRVYLS encoded by the coding sequence ATGAAAAAAGTTTTTTTTGATAATTTAGAGATATATTTTGAAGGTGAAATATATAATTTATCTAATTTCGGATACCAAGATGTACATCAATTTATAAAAGATTTTTATTTAAAGTATGGTGAAGAGTTTGTAAAAAAAATTGATGGAATATTTGCTCTTTGTATTTATGATATAGACAAAAAAGAGTATTTTCTTGCTAGAGATAGATTTGGTAATATTCCACTATTTTATGCAATTAATGAAGATAAACTCTATTTTTCAACATCAATTAAAGACTTGAATAAAGAGTTTGAAAGCTCTTTAAAATTAAATAAAATTGCTATTAGTAAATATATGCAATATTTCTCAACTTTTGGAGAAGATAGTTTTTATAATGATATATCAAAACTTGAAGAAGCAAGTTATCTTATATTTAGAGATTCAAAACTCAATATAAAGAAATATTATAAGATAAATACATATAAAGCTATAAATGATGAAAAACAAGCTTTAACAAGACTTGAAAAGCTTTTGTATGATTCTATTGAGAAAAGGTCAAATAAGATCTCAGGAGCTCTTTTAAGTGGTGGAATTGATAGTTCTTTAATATCTTCAATCTATACTAAAATATCTGAGAAAAAAGTTGATACATTTAGTGTTGGATATGAAGGCTATAATAACTATTGTGAATTAAGATTTGCAAAGAAACTATCAAATCATATTAATTCAAATCATCATGAAGTAATTATTGATAAAAAAACTTATATTGATAATTTTTATACTACTTTAAATTCATTTGATGAACCACATGCAGATAGTGCATCAATTCCTTTAAATATCTTGTTAAAGAGTTTTAAAAAGCTAGGAATTAATAAGCTTCTATCGGGAGAAGGGGCTGATGAACTTTTTCTAGGATACAACTCTTATTCAAAATATTTAGAATATTATAAATTTAAAGATTCTTTAACTTCTGGGCAAAGTTTGTTTTTAAATGAGATTATTGGTGCTTTACAAAACAATACAAAAGAGAGCGAATATTTAAGAAGAGTTGTAAAGGATCAAAATATTTATAACTCTTTTGGAGAAGTTTTTAATGATATTCAAAAAAGAAGATTATTTGTAAATGTACCTACTTTTAAATTAGAAAAAGCAAAAAAAGATCCTATTGATTGGATGAGTTATATTGATATGAAACTATGGCTTGCTAATCCAGTTTTGACAAAGGTTTATAATATTTCAAAACTAAATAGTCTTGAGATTCATACACCTTTTTTGGATAATTTTATAGTAGATTTTGCATTTTCTATTGAAAATAGAATTAAAAAAGGAGATACAAATAAGTATCTTTTGAAGAAAATAGCTGAAAAATATATTCCACAAGAGTTAATATCTCGTACAAAAAAAGGATTTAATTCGCCTTTTAATGAGTGGCTAAATGAAGAGTTTGGAAAATCAATAATAGAGACTATTTTATATGTAAATCAAGAGACAAAGTTTTTTAATGAAGAGTATTTAAAACATATTTATGGTTTAGCTTTGTATGGAAAGTTTAAACAGCATTTATATTCGCTATTTGTTTTCTCTTTATGGTACAAAAGAGTATATTTGAGCTGA
- a CDS encoding PhoH family protein, with product MSFEKYYLLDTNILLENANNIFRLSDDGKNLIIVTETVLDELDNKKSGFDEINFQAREFARLLENSNIISTNSFSGKKIIRLNLINNPNTIIDIISKEEYKVKSKDTSLNILNDRKILEIASEIEEYYKEKIIFISMDIMARTRALSIDLKTDALHGKDSIDFDFNFIKNIGINFEDIEFMDNQDISNFDKEHKANEYSYCFKVKHSDQIILASIQNKKIKVLDEEEIRNQIITPLNKEQLFFSNAIISHFYNVLIVEAKAGSGKTLLALSGALKLVKQKFYGKIIYIRNSIESLDKGEDVGYLPGLEEKFRIYNHPLMDSLEYIIRSEHKRKRSKRVDSTYTPLEESEVQARVEQLISNYAIETMWVGEMRGRTLTNSFIIIDEAQNMSNKTMQMVLSRVDNSCKVVILGSNKQIDNFYVNKYTNSLTTLLKSTKNENEFVNIFAIKLEKVLRGPITEWAENIFS from the coding sequence TTGAGTTTTGAAAAGTATTATCTCTTAGATACAAATATTCTTCTTGAAAATGCAAATAATATATTTAGATTAAGTGATGATGGTAAAAACCTTATAATAGTTACAGAGACTGTATTAGATGAACTTGACAACAAAAAAAGTGGTTTTGATGAGATTAATTTCCAAGCAAGAGAGTTTGCAAGACTTTTAGAAAACTCAAATATCATTAGTACAAATAGTTTCTCTGGTAAAAAGATAATTAGACTAAATCTAATCAATAATCCAAACACAATAATTGATATAATTTCTAAAGAAGAGTATAAAGTAAAAAGCAAAGATACTTCACTAAATATCTTAAATGATAGAAAAATACTTGAAATTGCTAGTGAAATTGAAGAGTATTATAAAGAAAAAATCATATTTATATCTATGGATATTATGGCAAGAACAAGAGCTTTAAGTATTGATTTAAAGACTGATGCACTTCATGGTAAAGATAGTATAGATTTTGATTTTAACTTTATAAAGAATATTGGAATAAACTTTGAAGATATAGAGTTTATGGATAATCAAGATATTTCAAACTTTGATAAAGAGCATAAAGCAAATGAATACTCTTATTGCTTTAAAGTTAAACATTCTGATCAAATTATTCTAGCTTCTATACAAAATAAAAAGATTAAAGTTCTTGATGAAGAAGAGATAAGAAATCAAATAATAACTCCTTTAAACAAAGAACAACTATTTTTCTCAAATGCAATAATATCTCACTTTTATAATGTTTTAATAGTAGAAGCAAAAGCAGGAAGTGGAAAAACACTTTTAGCTTTAAGTGGAGCTTTAAAACTTGTAAAACAGAAGTTTTATGGAAAAATTATATATATTAGAAACTCTATTGAATCTTTGGACAAAGGAGAAGATGTTGGTTATCTTCCAGGTCTTGAAGAGAAGTTTAGAATATATAATCACCCTTTAATGGACAGCTTAGAGTATATTATAAGAAGTGAGCATAAAAGAAAAAGATCTAAAAGAGTTGATTCAACTTATACTCCTTTGGAAGAGAGTGAAGTACAAGCTAGAGTGGAACAATTAATCTCAAATTACGCAATAGAGACTATGTGGGTTGGAGAGATGAGAGGACGAACACTTACAAATAGTTTTATAATAATTGATGAAGCACAAAATATGTCAAACAAAACTATGCAAATGGTTTTGTCAAGAGTTGATAATAGTTGTAAAGTTGTAATTTTAGGGTCAAATAAGCAAATAGATAACTTCTATGTAAACAAATATACAAACTCTTTAACAACTCTTTTAAAATCTACAAAAAATGAAAATGAGTTTGTAAATATTTTTGCAATAAAACTTGAAAAAGTTTTAAGAGGTCCAATTACAGAGTGGGCTGAAAATATCTTTTCATAA
- the hemJ gene encoding protoporphyrinogen oxidase HemJ produces MEYYTWVLSFHIVAVLSWMAMLFYLPRLFVYHVENIDKKEFVDIVTVQESKIYRFIGHPAMWFTIFSGATMIYLNPALLSQDWFHAKLLMLVFLIAYSFSLNYYRKQLANGRCKKSGKFFRMYNEQPTLLAILIITYVITKNFSLLFTIVMILFFTFISYMILKPKKDRS; encoded by the coding sequence ATGGAATATTACACTTGGGTGCTTTCATTTCATATAGTAGCAGTTTTATCTTGGATGGCAATGCTTTTTTATTTACCAAGATTATTTGTTTATCATGTTGAAAATATTGATAAAAAAGAGTTTGTAGATATTGTAACAGTTCAAGAGAGTAAAATTTATAGATTTATTGGTCATCCAGCTATGTGGTTTACAATTTTTAGTGGTGCAACAATGATATATTTAAATCCAGCACTTCTTTCTCAAGATTGGTTTCATGCAAAGCTACTTATGCTTGTTTTTCTTATTGCTTACTCATTTTCTCTAAACTATTATAGAAAACAATTAGCAAATGGAAGATGTAAAAAAAGTGGTAAATTCTTTAGAATGTACAATGAACAACCAACACTTCTAGCAATATTAATTATTACATATGTGATTACAAAAAATTTCTCACTTCTATTTACAATAGTAATGATATTATTCTTCACATTTATTTCATATATGATTTTAAAACCAAAAAAGGATAGATCTTGA
- a CDS encoding replication-associated recombination protein A, whose translation MIDLSNKYRPQTLEEFVGQTHIIGKDKALYKLIKQKDIPHLFFYGKPGTGKTTLAKIIAKELGSDYYYFNATTIKVEDLRKVFDRYKDSFIKPLIFIDEVHRLSKNQQEVLLPIMESYSAKIIGASTENPFFTLTSAIRSRSFTYEFLAFTYEDMERILLKVEKDFNIVLDKEVKDYLIYSSSGDARAMLTLLNFAYKVDTNISLNILKELRANVIGDGVSSSSTHYDLASAMIKSIRGSDIDAALYYMARLIEGGESVDFITRRLVILASEDIGNANPNALNLATSTMLACNKIGYPEARIILGQCVIYLASSPKSNSSYNAINKAIKTIKDGNILDIPKHLDSLHIGYKYPHDFGGYVAQEYLKKDLNLYQTLEIGFEKTLNEWINKIKGNNKGE comes from the coding sequence ATGATAGACTTATCAAATAAATATAGACCACAAACTTTAGAAGAGTTTGTTGGTCAAACTCACATTATTGGAAAAGACAAAGCACTTTATAAACTAATTAAACAAAAAGATATTCCTCATCTATTCTTTTATGGAAAACCAGGAACTGGTAAAACAACTCTAGCAAAGATTATTGCAAAAGAGCTAGGAAGTGATTACTACTACTTTAATGCAACTACAATAAAAGTTGAAGATTTAAGAAAGGTATTTGATAGATACAAAGATAGTTTTATTAAACCTTTAATTTTTATAGATGAAGTACATAGATTATCAAAGAATCAACAAGAAGTTTTACTACCGATTATGGAGTCTTACAGTGCAAAGATAATTGGTGCTAGTACAGAAAATCCTTTTTTTACTTTAACATCAGCTATAAGATCAAGATCTTTTACATATGAATTTCTTGCTTTTACATATGAGGATATGGAAAGAATTCTTTTAAAAGTTGAAAAAGATTTTAATATAGTTCTTGATAAAGAGGTAAAAGATTACTTGATATATTCTAGTTCAGGTGACGCAAGAGCAATGCTTACACTTTTAAACTTTGCATATAAAGTTGATACAAATATTTCTTTAAATATTTTAAAAGAGCTAAGAGCAAATGTTATTGGAGATGGTGTTTCATCTTCTTCAACTCACTATGATTTAGCAAGTGCTATGATAAAGTCAATTAGAGGAAGTGATATTGATGCAGCACTTTATTATATGGCAAGACTTATTGAAGGTGGAGAGAGTGTTGATTTTATTACAAGAAGATTAGTAATTCTTGCTAGTGAAGATATTGGAAATGCAAATCCAAATGCACTTAACCTTGCAACAAGTACAATGTTGGCTTGTAATAAAATAGGGTATCCAGAAGCTAGAATAATATTAGGGCAATGTGTTATATACTTAGCATCAAGTCCAAAATCAAATTCAAGCTATAATGCTATAAATAAAGCCATAAAAACTATTAAAGATGGAAATATACTTGATATACCAAAACATCTTGATTCTTTACATATTGGGTATAAATATCCCCATGATTTTGGTGGTTATGTTGCTCAGGAGTATTTAAAAAAAGATTTAAATCTTTACCAAACACTTGAAATAGGTTTTGAAAAAACTTTAAACGAATGGATAAATAAAATTAAAGGAAACAACAAAGGAGAATAG